In Arvicola amphibius chromosome 13, mArvAmp1.2, whole genome shotgun sequence, a genomic segment contains:
- the Chrna2 gene encoding neuronal acetylcholine receptor subunit alpha-2 isoform X1, giving the protein MKFGSWTYDKAKIDLEQMEQTVDLKDYWESGEWAIINATGTYNSKKYDCCAEIYPDVTYYFVIRRLPLFYTINLIIPCLLISCLTVLVFYLPSECGEKITLCISVLLSLTVFLLLITEIIPSTSLVIPLIGEYLLFTMIFVTLSIIITVFVLNVHHRSPSTHNMPRWVRGALLGRVPQWLMMNRPLPPTEFHDSPGLKFNPAYHWLETNMDAEGREETEEEEEDENICTCAGFPDASMGVLYDHGSLHLRAQEPEAKAPSQDREIVLSPQIQKALEGVHYIADHLRSEDADSSVKEDWKYVAMVVDRIFLWLFIIVCFLGTIGLFLPPFLAGMI; this is encoded by the exons ATGAAGTTTGGCTCCTGGACGTATGATAAGGCCAAGATCGACTTGGAGCAGATGGAGCAGACGGTGGACCTGAAGGACTACTGGGAGAGTGGCGAGTGGGCCATTATCAACGCCACGGGAACCTACAACAGCAAGAAGTACGACTGCTGCGCCGAGATCTACCCTGACGTCACCTACTACTTCGTAATCCGCCGGCTGCCCCTGTTTTACACCATCAACCTCATCATCCCTTGCCTGCTCATCTCCTGCCTCACCGTGCTGGTCTTCTACCTGCCCTCTGAGTGTGGGGAGAAGATCACCCTGTGCATCTCGGTGCTGCTCTCGCTCACCGTCTTCCTGCTGCTCATCACGGAGATCATCCCGTCCACCTCGCTGGTCATCCCGCTCATCGGCGAGTACCTGCTCTTCACCATGATCTTCGTCACCCTCTCCATCATCATCACGGTCTTTGTGCTCAATGTACACCACCgttcccccagcacccacaacatgCCCCGCTGGGTGAGGGGCGCCCTGCTAGGCCGGGTGCCCCAGTGGCTGATGATGAACCGACCCCTGCCACCTACGGAGTTCCACGACTCTCCCGGTCTGAAGTTCAACCCTGCTTATCACTGGCTAGAGACCAACATGGATGCcgaaggaagggaggagacagaggaagaggaggaagatgaaaatATTTGTACGTGTGCAGGCTTCCCAGACGCTTCAATGGGTGTCCTCTATGACCATGGCAGCCTGCATCTGAGGGCCCAGGAGCCCGAGGCCAAGGCTCCCTCTCAGGATCGTGAGATCGTGCTGTCCCCTCAGAtacagaaagcactagaaggTGTACACTACATTGCTGACCACCTGAGGTCTGAGGATGCCGACTCTTCG GTAAAGGAAGATTGGAAGTACGTGGCCATGGTGGTAGACCGGATATTCCTCTGGCTGTTCATTATTGTCTGCTTCCTGGGGACCATCgggctcttcctccctccattcttgGCTGGGATGATTTGA
- the Chrna2 gene encoding neuronal acetylcholine receptor subunit alpha-2 isoform X2, protein MSPSHPALQSWIHLCLWGLLLMPAVLTQRGSRTQAEDRLFKYLFGGYNRWARPVPNTSDVVIVRFGLSIAQLIDVDEKNQMMTTNVWLKQEWSDYKLRWDPAEFGNVTSLRVPSEMIWIPDIVLYNNADGEFAVTHMTKAQLFFTGTVHWVPPAIYKSSCSIDVTFFPFDQQNCKMKFGSWTYDKAKIDLEQMEQTVDLKDYWESGEWAIINATGTYNSKKYDCCAEIYPDVTYYFVIRRLPLFYTINLIIPCLLISCLTVLVFYLPSECGEKITLCISVLLSLTVFLLLITEIIPSTSLVIPLIGEYLLFTMIFVTLSIIITVFVLNVHHRSPSTHNMPRWVRGALLGRVPQWLMMNRPLPPTEFHDSPGLKFNPAYHWLETNMDAEGREETEEEEEDENICTCAGFPDASMGVLYDHGSLHLRAQEPEAKAPSQDREIVLSPQIQKALEGVHYIADHLRSEDADSSVKEDWKYVAMVVDRIFLWLFIIVCFLGTIGLFLPPFLAGMI, encoded by the exons ATGAGCCCCTCCCATCCTGCTCTCCAGTCCTGGATACATCTTTGTCTCTGGGGTCTCCTTCTGATGCCAGCAG TGTTGACCCAGCGAGGCTCACGCACCCAGGCTGAGGACCGCCTCTTCAAATACCTGTTTGGAGGCTACAATCGCTGGGCACGGCCAGTACCCAATACCTCTGATGTGGTCATCGTGCGCTTTGGACTATCCATTGCCCAGCTTATAGATGTG GACGAGAAGAATCAAATGATGACCACCAATGTCTGGCTAAAGCAG GAGTGGAGCGACTACAAGCTGCGCTGGGACCCAGCTGAGTTTGGCAACGTCACCTCCCTCCGGGTCCCTTCAGAGATGATTTGGATCCCAGACATCGTCCTCTACAACAA TGCAGACGGGGAGTTTGCGGTGACGCACATGACCAAGGCCCAACTCTTCTTCACGGGCACGGTGCACTGGGTGCCCCCCGCCATCTACAAGAGCTCCTGCAGCATCGACGTGACCTTCTTCCCCTTTGACCAGCAGAACTGCAAGATGAAGTTTGGCTCCTGGACGTATGATAAGGCCAAGATCGACTTGGAGCAGATGGAGCAGACGGTGGACCTGAAGGACTACTGGGAGAGTGGCGAGTGGGCCATTATCAACGCCACGGGAACCTACAACAGCAAGAAGTACGACTGCTGCGCCGAGATCTACCCTGACGTCACCTACTACTTCGTAATCCGCCGGCTGCCCCTGTTTTACACCATCAACCTCATCATCCCTTGCCTGCTCATCTCCTGCCTCACCGTGCTGGTCTTCTACCTGCCCTCTGAGTGTGGGGAGAAGATCACCCTGTGCATCTCGGTGCTGCTCTCGCTCACCGTCTTCCTGCTGCTCATCACGGAGATCATCCCGTCCACCTCGCTGGTCATCCCGCTCATCGGCGAGTACCTGCTCTTCACCATGATCTTCGTCACCCTCTCCATCATCATCACGGTCTTTGTGCTCAATGTACACCACCgttcccccagcacccacaacatgCCCCGCTGGGTGAGGGGCGCCCTGCTAGGCCGGGTGCCCCAGTGGCTGATGATGAACCGACCCCTGCCACCTACGGAGTTCCACGACTCTCCCGGTCTGAAGTTCAACCCTGCTTATCACTGGCTAGAGACCAACATGGATGCcgaaggaagggaggagacagaggaagaggaggaagatgaaaatATTTGTACGTGTGCAGGCTTCCCAGACGCTTCAATGGGTGTCCTCTATGACCATGGCAGCCTGCATCTGAGGGCCCAGGAGCCCGAGGCCAAGGCTCCCTCTCAGGATCGTGAGATCGTGCTGTCCCCTCAGAtacagaaagcactagaaggTGTACACTACATTGCTGACCACCTGAGGTCTGAGGATGCCGACTCTTCG GTAAAGGAAGATTGGAAGTACGTGGCCATGGTGGTAGACCGGATATTCCTCTGGCTGTTCATTATTGTCTGCTTCCTGGGGACCATCgggctcttcctccctccattcttgGCTGGGATGATTTGA